One genomic segment of Siphonobacter curvatus includes these proteins:
- a CDS encoding LVIVD repeat-containing protein: MKKPLLVCILAAFGLSSCEDQCQQTRVYRQLSPFQVSLSELRQNGVAIQEATGLENPGKIYAKDNFLFINEVKKGIHIIDNTDPAHPVNVSFIRILGNADMAVKGNTLYADSYTDFLVFDISNPRQPLQLQRITNAFQSGMVEGISWSTNAVNWGNTQQEATTIIDYTPNLVTQVTETDCEGNTTNPGGWGGWMNFASSSMYSDSKSSGGGQGSGTGGSMARFAIVNNILYAVTNQHMQLFDITQPKNPQKGNVVTLGWGIETIYPYKDRLYVGSTTGMHILSNADPNNPVRVSTLSHVRACDPVVVHDTYAFVTLRAQQGSAMCGPAQNNQLDVIDVSNMYSPKLLKSFPMQEPYGLGVDHPTLFVCEGKYGLKSYDVSDPLQLDKKLLNHFKGMDAYDVIPLSTQVLMLIGKDGFYQYDYSNRNNPKLISKIPVRRKDL, encoded by the coding sequence ATGAAAAAGCCTCTACTCGTATGTATTCTGGCGGCGTTTGGCCTTAGCTCCTGTGAAGACCAGTGCCAGCAAACCCGTGTATACCGCCAGCTTTCTCCCTTTCAGGTTTCCTTGAGTGAATTACGCCAGAATGGGGTAGCCATTCAGGAAGCTACGGGTTTAGAAAATCCTGGCAAAATCTACGCCAAGGATAACTTCCTCTTCATCAATGAAGTAAAAAAGGGAATTCACATCATTGACAATACGGACCCGGCCCACCCCGTCAATGTATCCTTTATTCGTATTTTGGGTAATGCCGATATGGCAGTGAAAGGAAACACGCTGTATGCCGACAGTTATACGGACTTCCTGGTTTTTGATATCTCCAATCCCCGGCAACCGCTCCAACTGCAACGGATTACGAATGCTTTTCAGAGCGGTATGGTAGAAGGAATTAGCTGGTCTACAAACGCGGTGAATTGGGGAAACACGCAGCAGGAGGCTACGACGATTATCGATTATACCCCTAACCTAGTCACTCAGGTGACGGAAACGGACTGCGAAGGCAATACAACGAATCCAGGGGGTTGGGGCGGCTGGATGAATTTCGCTTCGTCTTCCATGTATTCCGATAGTAAAAGTTCCGGAGGAGGTCAGGGCAGTGGTACGGGTGGCTCAATGGCTCGTTTTGCCATTGTGAATAATATTCTGTACGCCGTTACGAACCAGCATATGCAGCTTTTCGACATTACGCAACCTAAAAATCCGCAAAAGGGCAATGTCGTTACGCTAGGCTGGGGCATTGAAACCATCTATCCGTATAAAGACCGCCTGTACGTAGGTTCTACAACGGGTATGCACATTCTTTCCAATGCCGATCCGAATAATCCCGTTCGCGTATCTACGCTAAGCCACGTGCGAGCCTGCGATCCGGTGGTAGTACACGATACGTATGCTTTTGTGACCTTACGGGCTCAGCAGGGCAGTGCAATGTGTGGACCGGCCCAGAACAATCAACTGGATGTAATCGACGTCTCGAACATGTATAGCCCAAAACTACTGAAAAGCTTTCCCATGCAGGAGCCTTACGGACTGGGCGTGGATCACCCAACCCTGTTCGTTTGCGAAGGCAAGTACGGCCTGAAAAGCTATGATGTGAGTGATCCTTTACAACTGGATAAGAAATTGCTCAACCACTTCAAGGGCATGGATGCGTACGACGTAATTCCGCTCAGTACCCAAGTGCTGATGCTGATTGGAAAGGATGGTTTCTATCAGTACGATTACAGCAATCGAAACAATCCCAAACTGATAAGCAAAATTCCCGTACGACGTAAAGACCTCTAA